One Mya arenaria isolate MELC-2E11 chromosome 5, ASM2691426v1 genomic window carries:
- the LOC128234634 gene encoding hemicentin-1-like isoform X2 has protein sequence MIINEWKELRVICEAPNGIPAANISWFLVNQTDDYGDDYILHHSIRNVIANTDKTYTSENTLTFNVSRENQGIEMYCNASNDENHVVSSEMIRLEVRYLPKQAVNINNQQDYGTFSMIRNSGTEQSLQCSVYGGNPFANLSWSCYNGTQTDMNTPSSAVSNVSWFAGDFNDAICTCNASHLIGWTKTQAVAINVLFTPTLIKCTVGNRTLFSGILNVTLCSNVTLTCESLGNPPPTNYTWIWPYHNITTGHLLSFNNIQRWFEGNYTLLVENVMDPSIGPTVTGYANATFDVHVLYHPDTPTFRFEPHVNNLTINSLSVIRNEQIRIACISDGNPPPSYNWSTGQNVQIINYTAPNSDTNLTCEVSNTLYPTGASSKHAAVKSILEIKVLFPPETPVIVINSRCLNKQTLKQNVIQILEHDKMSVECFADGKPEPTYQWTNCSQSYKFDILNVSKEDKGTYVCNASNIMNQTYGDTVVGRNDSSFDLDILYPPKITTLNTSVEVLEGVNYSLNCEAEPGNPKNTSYYWTSTTQPDISGQNLIIKNISRADEGIFTCSAHNIMKPTGCTAMDGSDVKNVTIDVQYKASIITFTAMNTTNTTVQHGDVVTFACEVDSDPPADISILSNNGSTLKNIKGNNMFNYTKNSSCLEDIGQFSCISENKHNRNQPDIRTITLDVECSPFYRPNYFQNTTISTRPGNFVVLNFSVFSNPPPTQFTWTNISNSMQLPIHTTTSDRVIINTTADDMSSSLIITRVEPWDFGNYSVEVENEIGSMIETFLIVVEVPSTSPGPPIINVSPDEQTNTNTIGAVIGGSVGAITAVVITAVVVIVFVYRKMKGTANYNNNNLQLLQDTRHESGKMETSFDKVLPTNDDAPMNEEEKNIYGNIQTNDAFGNTFTIKTLRDTIRQLKLDPLPLFKEFYSLQMGLKYDTKHALKKNNVAKNRYRSVYPYDASRVVLPFLRGDLESDFINASYIDGYCKPRKYIAAQGPLENTISDTWRMIYSEDVKVIVMVTNLIETGKRKCFQYWPDDRATYGECNVKLDQVEEYADFVVRQITYSMEGTRFERQLIQFHYTSWPDKNVPATALSLVQFWRKVRQSEFVENTPWMVHCSAGVGRTGTFIALDYLFDQGKVDGKLNVPETVNLLREQRISMVQTKEQYLYLHEAITELLSPVGQIFTPENSLRLRSTATEESKLKKEFKVITNSIVSVKTDFEENDSDLKRMPDGLLPENICKSIDQTVIPDDLFRPLISTGNDFINAVYIPTYRDAEKYIVTQYPLQNTVLDFIRLLWDHSIEDVVLLDVGDEKLHCYWPNNKSPLCIGPFVISLLSVDEGNNCTNRRIDISLAERRQNKQTVVHQFTAWPGYLNLCEPKPLTDFLQTISRFAGPVVVQCHDGYSRSGLFAALLSIVDRIKTDKEVAIADTVRVVKHRRQAAITDVEQYQFCHEVVFEYLKGRENQTEEKENQEYVNMTFPKFL, from the exons ATGATTATTAACGAATGGAAGGAACTAAGAGTAATATGCGAGGCACCTAATGGTATACCTGCGGCAAATATCAGCTGGTTCCTGGTTAATCAAACAGATGATTACGGCgatgattatattttacatcattCGATAAGAAATGTTATTGCTAATActgataaaacatacacatcCGAGAACACCCTGACATTTAATGTGAGCAGGGAAAATCAGGGCATAGAGATGTACTGCAATGCAAGTAACGATGAAAACCACGTAGTATCGAGCGAAATGATCCGTCTTGAAGTTCGAT ACCTTCCAAAGCAAGCGGTTAACATAAATAATCAGCAAGATTATGGAACTTTCTCTATGATTCGGAATTCTGGCACAGAACAGTCTTTGCAGTGTTCTGTTTATGGTGGCAATCCCTTCGCTAACCTTTCATGGTCGTGTTACAATGGTACCCAGACTGACATGAATACTCCCTCAAGTGCTGTCAGCAATGTTTCCTGGTTTGCTGGTGACTTTAATGACGCGATTTGTACCTGCAATGCCTCTCATTTAATTGGATGGACTAAGACGCAAGCAGTGGCCATTAACGTCCTCT TTACACCGACTCTTATAAAATGTACGGTCGGTAATAGAACACTGTTTTCGGGTATTTTAAACGTGACATTATGTTCAAATGTTACATTAACTTGTGAAAGCCTCGGGAATCCTCCACCTACCAATTATACCTGGATATGGCCATACCATAATATAACTACGGGGCATCTTCTCTCGTTCAATAATATTCAACGGTGGTTTGAAGGAAATTACACACTTTTGGTTGAAAACGTTATGGATCCTAGCATTGGACCAACAGTGACTGGATACGCTAATGCAACATTTGACGTGCATGTTCTTT ATCACCCAGACACACCTACCTTTAGGTTTGAACCGCACGTTAATAATTTAACGATAAACAGCCTTAGTGTAATAAGGAATGAACAGATAAGAATTGCCTGTATCTCTGACGGAAATCCACCACCATCTTACAATTGGTCAACAGGACAAAACGTGCAAATCATCAATTATACAGCACCAAACAGTGATACTAACCTTACGTGTGAAGTTTCCAATACATTGTACCCAACTGGTGCAAGTAGTAAACACGCTGCTGTTAAATCAATTCtcgaaataaaagttttgt TTCCGCCAGAAACTCCTGTTATTGTGATTAACTCAAGGTGCCTAAATAAGCAAACGTTAAAACAAAACGTTATTCAAATATTAGAACATGATAAAATGAGTGTGGAATGCTTCGCTGATGGAAAACCGGAGCCAACATACCAATGGACCAATTGTTCACAGTcgtataaatttgatattttaaatgtctcTAAAGAAGATAAAGGAACATATGTTTGCAATGCTTCCAACATAATGAACCAAACATACGGAGATACTGTAGTGGGACGAAATGATTCATCATTTGATCTCGATATATTAT ATCCACCCAAAATAACAACACTTAACACATCCGTTGAGGTCCTTGAAGGTGTTAACTACAGTTTAAATTGTGAGGCAGAGCCGGGAAATCCAAAGAATACATCATATTATTGGACAAGTACAACACAACCTGACATATCTGGCCAAAACCTCATCATAAAGAATATTTCTCGAGCCGATGAAGGCATTTTTACCTGTTCTGCACACAATATAATGAAACCGACTGGATGTACGGCAATGGACGGAAGCGATGTGAAAAATGTTACCATCGATGTGCAAT ATAAGGCGTCCATCATTACGTTTACGGCTATGAATACTACGAATACTACAGTTCAACACGGTGATGTAGTAACCTTTGCGTGTGAAGTAGATAGTGACCCACCTGCTGATATCAGCATATTATCAAACAATGGATCGACACTTAAGAACATCAAAGGCAATAATATGTTCAATTACACCAAGAACAGTTCATGCTTAGAGGACATTGGTCAGTTTTCTTGtatttctgaaaacaaacataaccgTAATCAACCAGACATAAGGACCATTACATTGGATGTCGAAT GTTCGCCTTTTTATCGACCGAATTACTTCCAAAATACAACAATCTCAACTAGACCGGGGAACTTCGTAGTACTTAATTTCAGTGTGTTTTCGAACCCTCCACCAACCCAGTTTACATggacaaacatttcaaacagtATGCAACTTCCGATTCACACAACAACATCTGACAGAGTTATTATCAACACTACTGCAGATGACATGTCCTCTTCGCTCATAATAACAAGGGTGGAGCCCTGGGACTTCGGTAATTACTCTGTAGAGGTTGAAAACGAAATTGGCAGCATGATCGAAACGTTTCTCATCGTTGTAGAGG TACCATCAACTTCACCTGGCCCACCTATTATTAACGTTTCACCGGATGAGCAGACTAATACAAACACCATTGGCGCTGTCATAGGCGGTTCTGTTGGTGCAATAACTGCTGTAGTGATAACTGCAGTCGTTGTCATAGTTTTCGTTTATAGGAAGATGAAag gcacagcaaattataacaacaataatttacaaCT TTTACAAGATACGCGTCATGAAAGTGGAAAAATGGAGACAAGTTTTGACAAGGTTTTACCGACCAATGATGACGCTCCAATGAATGAAGAAGAAAAGAACATATATGGAAACATACAGACGAATGATGCTTTTGGGAACACgtttacaattaaaacactACGGGATACGATACGACAACTAAAACTAGATCCCCTACCCTTGTTTAAAGAATTTTAC tCACTGCAAATGGGTTTGAAATACGACACAAAACACGCActgaagaaaaataatgttgcaAAAAATAGATACAGAAGTGTCTACCCAT ACGATGCCAGTAGGGTGGTCCTTCCCTTCTTGAGAGGGGATCTAGAGTCTGATTTCATTAATGCCAGTTACATCGAT GGATACTGTAAACCAAGAAAGTATATAGCTGCCCAAG GACCTCTCGAAAATACAATCAGTGATACTTGGAGAATGATTTATTCGGAAGACGTAAAAGTTATTGTCATGGTTACAAATCTTATCGAAACAGGAAAg agaaaatgttttcaatattggcCAGATGACCGTGCAACATACGGAGAGTGTAATGTCAAGCTTGATCAAGTTGAAGAGTATGCTGACTTTGTTGTCAGGCAAATAACATACAGCATG GAAGGTACACGATTTGAACGACAACTGATTCAGTTTCATTACACATCATGGCCCGACAAAAATGTACCTGCGACGGCTTTGTCTTTAGTGCAATTTTGGAGAAAAGTTAGACAGAGCgaatttgtggaaaatacaCCTTGGATGGTGCATTGCAG CGCTGGTGTAGGAAGGACCGGGACCTTCATTGCCTTAGACTACCTTTTTGATCAAGGGAAGGTTGATGGGAAACTGAATGTTCCAGAAACTGTGAATCTTCTAAGGGAGCAGCGAATTAGCATGGTTCAAACAAAG GAGCAGTATCTGTATCTGCATGAAGCTATCACAGAATTACTATCCCCGGTTGGGCAGATTTTTACTCCTGAAAATAGTTTGAGGTTACGGTCAACTGCAACAGAAGAAAGCAAATTGAAGAAAGAATTcaaa GTAATAACAAATTCGATCGTAAGCGTTAAAACAGACTTTGAAGAAAACGACTCCGATTTAAAAAGGATGCCCGACGGCCTATTACCGGAAAACATTTGCAAGTCAATAGACCAAACCGTCATACCAG ATGACCTCTTTCGGCCATTGATTTCCACaggaaatgatttcataaaCGCTGTTTATATTCCG ACATACAGAGATGCCGAAAAGTATATTGTGACGCAATATCCGTTACAAAATACTGTTCTTGACTTTATTCGGCTTTTGTGGGACCACAGCATTGAGGATGTTGTTTTACTCGACGTAGGAGATGAAAAG CTGCATTGCTATTGGCCAAACAACAAAAGTCCCCTTTGTATTGGaccttttgtcatcagtcttttatccGTGGATGAGGGGAATAACTGCACAAATCGAAGAATAGATATATCGTTAGCCGAAAgg CGTCAAAACAAACAGACGGTGGTGCATCAGTTCACCGCGTGGCCTGGATATTTGAATCTCTGTGAACCGAAGCCATTGACCGACTTCCTTCAGACGATCAGCAGGTTTGCAGGACCTGTCGTTGTACAATGCCA TGATGGGTACTCACGAAGTGGGTTATTTGCGGCACTTTTGAGTATTGTTGACCGAATAAAAACCGACAAGGAAGTTGCAATAGCAGACACGGTCAGGGTGGTGAAACACCGGCGTCAGGCAGCTATTACTGATGTG GAGCAGTACCAGTTTTGCCATGAAGTagtatttgaatatcttaaggGCAGAGAGAATCAAacagaagaaaaagaaaatcagGAGTATGTTAACATGACATTTCCCAAGTTCCTATAA
- the LOC128234634 gene encoding hemicentin-1-like isoform X1, whose amino-acid sequence MGKHIGVLFISVLIFISRCECTDVVLSKDREFATENETLTFICSTGSGYEFVSFLNETTPIGSISYTGDICHTSIKTANCSCVNVTTYTCTTNTLTRLNNNEPWRCRATRNGIGNQSNIVSIVVKVPIRLAIIPDVVNPMIINEWKELRVICEAPNGIPAANISWFLVNQTDDYGDDYILHHSIRNVIANTDKTYTSENTLTFNVSRENQGIEMYCNASNDENHVVSSEMIRLEVRYLPKQAVNINNQQDYGTFSMIRNSGTEQSLQCSVYGGNPFANLSWSCYNGTQTDMNTPSSAVSNVSWFAGDFNDAICTCNASHLIGWTKTQAVAINVLFTPTLIKCTVGNRTLFSGILNVTLCSNVTLTCESLGNPPPTNYTWIWPYHNITTGHLLSFNNIQRWFEGNYTLLVENVMDPSIGPTVTGYANATFDVHVLYHPDTPTFRFEPHVNNLTINSLSVIRNEQIRIACISDGNPPPSYNWSTGQNVQIINYTAPNSDTNLTCEVSNTLYPTGASSKHAAVKSILEIKVLFPPETPVIVINSRCLNKQTLKQNVIQILEHDKMSVECFADGKPEPTYQWTNCSQSYKFDILNVSKEDKGTYVCNASNIMNQTYGDTVVGRNDSSFDLDILYPPKITTLNTSVEVLEGVNYSLNCEAEPGNPKNTSYYWTSTTQPDISGQNLIIKNISRADEGIFTCSAHNIMKPTGCTAMDGSDVKNVTIDVQYKASIITFTAMNTTNTTVQHGDVVTFACEVDSDPPADISILSNNGSTLKNIKGNNMFNYTKNSSCLEDIGQFSCISENKHNRNQPDIRTITLDVECSPFYRPNYFQNTTISTRPGNFVVLNFSVFSNPPPTQFTWTNISNSMQLPIHTTTSDRVIINTTADDMSSSLIITRVEPWDFGNYSVEVENEIGSMIETFLIVVEVPSTSPGPPIINVSPDEQTNTNTIGAVIGGSVGAITAVVITAVVVIVFVYRKMKGTANYNNNNLQLLQDTRHESGKMETSFDKVLPTNDDAPMNEEEKNIYGNIQTNDAFGNTFTIKTLRDTIRQLKLDPLPLFKEFYSLQMGLKYDTKHALKKNNVAKNRYRSVYPYDASRVVLPFLRGDLESDFINASYIDGYCKPRKYIAAQGPLENTISDTWRMIYSEDVKVIVMVTNLIETGKRKCFQYWPDDRATYGECNVKLDQVEEYADFVVRQITYSMEGTRFERQLIQFHYTSWPDKNVPATALSLVQFWRKVRQSEFVENTPWMVHCSAGVGRTGTFIALDYLFDQGKVDGKLNVPETVNLLREQRISMVQTKEQYLYLHEAITELLSPVGQIFTPENSLRLRSTATEESKLKKEFKVITNSIVSVKTDFEENDSDLKRMPDGLLPENICKSIDQTVIPDDLFRPLISTGNDFINAVYIPTYRDAEKYIVTQYPLQNTVLDFIRLLWDHSIEDVVLLDVGDEKLHCYWPNNKSPLCIGPFVISLLSVDEGNNCTNRRIDISLAERRQNKQTVVHQFTAWPGYLNLCEPKPLTDFLQTISRFAGPVVVQCHDGYSRSGLFAALLSIVDRIKTDKEVAIADTVRVVKHRRQAAITDVEQYQFCHEVVFEYLKGRENQTEEKENQEYVNMTFPKFL is encoded by the exons ATGGGAAAACATATTGGAGTTTTGTTTATAAGTGTTCTTATATTCATTTCACGTTGTG AATGTACAGATGTCGTCCTTTCAAAGGATCGTGAATTTGCCACCGAAAATGAGACGTTGACATTCATCTGCTCCACCGGGTCAGGCTATGAATTTGTTAGTTTCTTAAACGAAACAACTCCCATTGGAAGTATCTCTTATACTGGCGATATTTGTCACACGAGTATTAAAACAGCCAACTGTTCCTGTGTGAACGTAACTACCTACACGTGTACAACAAATACTCTAACCagattgaataataatgaaccaTGGCGATGTAGAGCAACGCGGAATGGCATTGGAAACCAAAGCAATATAGTTTCTATCGTTGTAAAAG TACCAATCAGGTTGGCTATAATCCCAGACGTAGTCAATCCAATGATTATTAACGAATGGAAGGAACTAAGAGTAATATGCGAGGCACCTAATGGTATACCTGCGGCAAATATCAGCTGGTTCCTGGTTAATCAAACAGATGATTACGGCgatgattatattttacatcattCGATAAGAAATGTTATTGCTAATActgataaaacatacacatcCGAGAACACCCTGACATTTAATGTGAGCAGGGAAAATCAGGGCATAGAGATGTACTGCAATGCAAGTAACGATGAAAACCACGTAGTATCGAGCGAAATGATCCGTCTTGAAGTTCGAT ACCTTCCAAAGCAAGCGGTTAACATAAATAATCAGCAAGATTATGGAACTTTCTCTATGATTCGGAATTCTGGCACAGAACAGTCTTTGCAGTGTTCTGTTTATGGTGGCAATCCCTTCGCTAACCTTTCATGGTCGTGTTACAATGGTACCCAGACTGACATGAATACTCCCTCAAGTGCTGTCAGCAATGTTTCCTGGTTTGCTGGTGACTTTAATGACGCGATTTGTACCTGCAATGCCTCTCATTTAATTGGATGGACTAAGACGCAAGCAGTGGCCATTAACGTCCTCT TTACACCGACTCTTATAAAATGTACGGTCGGTAATAGAACACTGTTTTCGGGTATTTTAAACGTGACATTATGTTCAAATGTTACATTAACTTGTGAAAGCCTCGGGAATCCTCCACCTACCAATTATACCTGGATATGGCCATACCATAATATAACTACGGGGCATCTTCTCTCGTTCAATAATATTCAACGGTGGTTTGAAGGAAATTACACACTTTTGGTTGAAAACGTTATGGATCCTAGCATTGGACCAACAGTGACTGGATACGCTAATGCAACATTTGACGTGCATGTTCTTT ATCACCCAGACACACCTACCTTTAGGTTTGAACCGCACGTTAATAATTTAACGATAAACAGCCTTAGTGTAATAAGGAATGAACAGATAAGAATTGCCTGTATCTCTGACGGAAATCCACCACCATCTTACAATTGGTCAACAGGACAAAACGTGCAAATCATCAATTATACAGCACCAAACAGTGATACTAACCTTACGTGTGAAGTTTCCAATACATTGTACCCAACTGGTGCAAGTAGTAAACACGCTGCTGTTAAATCAATTCtcgaaataaaagttttgt TTCCGCCAGAAACTCCTGTTATTGTGATTAACTCAAGGTGCCTAAATAAGCAAACGTTAAAACAAAACGTTATTCAAATATTAGAACATGATAAAATGAGTGTGGAATGCTTCGCTGATGGAAAACCGGAGCCAACATACCAATGGACCAATTGTTCACAGTcgtataaatttgatattttaaatgtctcTAAAGAAGATAAAGGAACATATGTTTGCAATGCTTCCAACATAATGAACCAAACATACGGAGATACTGTAGTGGGACGAAATGATTCATCATTTGATCTCGATATATTAT ATCCACCCAAAATAACAACACTTAACACATCCGTTGAGGTCCTTGAAGGTGTTAACTACAGTTTAAATTGTGAGGCAGAGCCGGGAAATCCAAAGAATACATCATATTATTGGACAAGTACAACACAACCTGACATATCTGGCCAAAACCTCATCATAAAGAATATTTCTCGAGCCGATGAAGGCATTTTTACCTGTTCTGCACACAATATAATGAAACCGACTGGATGTACGGCAATGGACGGAAGCGATGTGAAAAATGTTACCATCGATGTGCAAT ATAAGGCGTCCATCATTACGTTTACGGCTATGAATACTACGAATACTACAGTTCAACACGGTGATGTAGTAACCTTTGCGTGTGAAGTAGATAGTGACCCACCTGCTGATATCAGCATATTATCAAACAATGGATCGACACTTAAGAACATCAAAGGCAATAATATGTTCAATTACACCAAGAACAGTTCATGCTTAGAGGACATTGGTCAGTTTTCTTGtatttctgaaaacaaacataaccgTAATCAACCAGACATAAGGACCATTACATTGGATGTCGAAT GTTCGCCTTTTTATCGACCGAATTACTTCCAAAATACAACAATCTCAACTAGACCGGGGAACTTCGTAGTACTTAATTTCAGTGTGTTTTCGAACCCTCCACCAACCCAGTTTACATggacaaacatttcaaacagtATGCAACTTCCGATTCACACAACAACATCTGACAGAGTTATTATCAACACTACTGCAGATGACATGTCCTCTTCGCTCATAATAACAAGGGTGGAGCCCTGGGACTTCGGTAATTACTCTGTAGAGGTTGAAAACGAAATTGGCAGCATGATCGAAACGTTTCTCATCGTTGTAGAGG TACCATCAACTTCACCTGGCCCACCTATTATTAACGTTTCACCGGATGAGCAGACTAATACAAACACCATTGGCGCTGTCATAGGCGGTTCTGTTGGTGCAATAACTGCTGTAGTGATAACTGCAGTCGTTGTCATAGTTTTCGTTTATAGGAAGATGAAag gcacagcaaattataacaacaataatttacaaCT TTTACAAGATACGCGTCATGAAAGTGGAAAAATGGAGACAAGTTTTGACAAGGTTTTACCGACCAATGATGACGCTCCAATGAATGAAGAAGAAAAGAACATATATGGAAACATACAGACGAATGATGCTTTTGGGAACACgtttacaattaaaacactACGGGATACGATACGACAACTAAAACTAGATCCCCTACCCTTGTTTAAAGAATTTTAC tCACTGCAAATGGGTTTGAAATACGACACAAAACACGCActgaagaaaaataatgttgcaAAAAATAGATACAGAAGTGTCTACCCAT ACGATGCCAGTAGGGTGGTCCTTCCCTTCTTGAGAGGGGATCTAGAGTCTGATTTCATTAATGCCAGTTACATCGAT GGATACTGTAAACCAAGAAAGTATATAGCTGCCCAAG GACCTCTCGAAAATACAATCAGTGATACTTGGAGAATGATTTATTCGGAAGACGTAAAAGTTATTGTCATGGTTACAAATCTTATCGAAACAGGAAAg agaaaatgttttcaatattggcCAGATGACCGTGCAACATACGGAGAGTGTAATGTCAAGCTTGATCAAGTTGAAGAGTATGCTGACTTTGTTGTCAGGCAAATAACATACAGCATG GAAGGTACACGATTTGAACGACAACTGATTCAGTTTCATTACACATCATGGCCCGACAAAAATGTACCTGCGACGGCTTTGTCTTTAGTGCAATTTTGGAGAAAAGTTAGACAGAGCgaatttgtggaaaatacaCCTTGGATGGTGCATTGCAG CGCTGGTGTAGGAAGGACCGGGACCTTCATTGCCTTAGACTACCTTTTTGATCAAGGGAAGGTTGATGGGAAACTGAATGTTCCAGAAACTGTGAATCTTCTAAGGGAGCAGCGAATTAGCATGGTTCAAACAAAG GAGCAGTATCTGTATCTGCATGAAGCTATCACAGAATTACTATCCCCGGTTGGGCAGATTTTTACTCCTGAAAATAGTTTGAGGTTACGGTCAACTGCAACAGAAGAAAGCAAATTGAAGAAAGAATTcaaa GTAATAACAAATTCGATCGTAAGCGTTAAAACAGACTTTGAAGAAAACGACTCCGATTTAAAAAGGATGCCCGACGGCCTATTACCGGAAAACATTTGCAAGTCAATAGACCAAACCGTCATACCAG ATGACCTCTTTCGGCCATTGATTTCCACaggaaatgatttcataaaCGCTGTTTATATTCCG ACATACAGAGATGCCGAAAAGTATATTGTGACGCAATATCCGTTACAAAATACTGTTCTTGACTTTATTCGGCTTTTGTGGGACCACAGCATTGAGGATGTTGTTTTACTCGACGTAGGAGATGAAAAG CTGCATTGCTATTGGCCAAACAACAAAAGTCCCCTTTGTATTGGaccttttgtcatcagtcttttatccGTGGATGAGGGGAATAACTGCACAAATCGAAGAATAGATATATCGTTAGCCGAAAgg CGTCAAAACAAACAGACGGTGGTGCATCAGTTCACCGCGTGGCCTGGATATTTGAATCTCTGTGAACCGAAGCCATTGACCGACTTCCTTCAGACGATCAGCAGGTTTGCAGGACCTGTCGTTGTACAATGCCA TGATGGGTACTCACGAAGTGGGTTATTTGCGGCACTTTTGAGTATTGTTGACCGAATAAAAACCGACAAGGAAGTTGCAATAGCAGACACGGTCAGGGTGGTGAAACACCGGCGTCAGGCAGCTATTACTGATGTG GAGCAGTACCAGTTTTGCCATGAAGTagtatttgaatatcttaaggGCAGAGAGAATCAAacagaagaaaaagaaaatcagGAGTATGTTAACATGACATTTCCCAAGTTCCTATAA